The DNA window atTCAGATAAAAggtttttggtcaaagtagaTTTTGATGATTTAATAATACCGACAGTTTATGTGTGATATCCACAAGTTATTAGACAAGGTTGGTACaacaaaagaagaagaacaTCCAGGTCATCAGTTTCTTAAAGTCAAAAGTTACAAGATGTCATTGTGtaacattattattattgtttgctCCATTAACCCGTTAGGTGGAGCATCATTGACTATTTTtaggtaacaaaaaaaaaaaagggggacgATTTATTAATTGATTGACGTTTAATGTAACTTTCATCCCTTTTGCTCTAATGTGACACCAGTCAAATAGCTTAAATTATTTGTCCAAAATTACTGATTCGATTAAACGTGACGTGCAATATCATATAATGCATAATAGTATCTAACAATTTATTTGTACGATTACAGGTCCGATAGCTAGCGTATTGACCAATCGATTTGGACCTAGAGTTGTCACCGTAGTTGGTGGTATTATTTCATCCGCTGGTTTTGCTGCAAGTGCCTTTGCTCCTAATATATACTGGTTGTGTGTTACATTCGGTGTTATTCCAGGTGAGTTCTTAGGTATatgaatatgtggtatgagtgcctaatgagacaattctccatctcAATAAGaatttatgaaagtaaaccataataggtcaaggtacggcctttaacacggagccttggatcacaccgaacagcaagctataaagggccccacaaatttctagtgtaaaaccattcaaacgggaaaactaaaggtctaatctatataaaaatgagaaacgagaaacacgaatgaactacataaacagacgacaactactgtacatcagattcctgatctaggacaggtgcaaacatttgtagcgggattaaacgttttaaaggtaccaaaccttctcccttttctgaaacaatagcataacatcacaatatagaaaaacacactgtaaaatatcaattggaagtttttttatttcaaattaattgtGTATAATTTGCCGCTTTAtgctaaacttttttttctctcaatattTTTAAACGAATACTCTATGCTTTAACCATTTTTGCATGTATAATTCACCatggaaaacaaacaaaacacagtgAACAATTAGGAAATAATACTTTACAATTTGTCTCTTTGTATAATGGCAGATATAAATTTGtcttgttttaattcaaaagtTAAATCGATGTTCAATGATTTTCTCAATATTTGAAGGAATTGGTGCTGCCTTTATGTACGTCGCAGCAATATCATGTGTTGGACAATACTTTGATAAGAAGAGAGCTTTTGCCATGGGCATCGCTTTGTGCGGAACAGGAATCGGCACCTTCGTTTTGGCGCCATTTACtgaatatttaattgaattatACACGTGGAGAGGAGCAGTTCTAATTGCCGCTGGTATTATGTTAAATTGTGTAGTTGGTGGGTTATTTTTCAGACctattaatttgaaaatgaaactaGAAGAGACAGAGTTCCTAGACATAAACCAAAAGGAGGTTATACATGCCCAGGATTCCTCTGAAGAAAAATCTTCGTTAATTATTGGTAAAAGTGACAGTTATCTTTACAAGAAAAGTTCAGATTTGTGTGATTCAAACGTAACCAGATCTCAGTCCAATATGTATACACATACACACAAAGACATTGTGCTTAACACAAGTACATCGTCCATTTCGGGTCCAAAAACAATCAAgagtacaaaaataaagctaTGGACAAATATTGATCATTTCCTAAAGAAATTATACACAATATTCGGATGTTCAATGTGTTTAgatattgtgtatatatttttcgtGATAAGTAGTTGCTTCGGATCAGTAGGTTCAGGAATACCTTATATCTATATCCCTGATCGAGCCTACGAAGTGGGAATATCAAAAACAGACGCTTCTTTTCTACTATCAGTAGCTGGCATGGCTAACACTGTGGCACGATTAGTATTTGGGTGGATTGCATCTCGAGAATTTGCAAATCCATCTATAATATATGGAATTAGTATACTACTTTGTGGATTATCAACTTTTGTTTCACCTTTTAATGATAGTCACTCCTTCCTCGTGTGTTATAGTGTTCTATTTGGTGCATCCGCAGGTAggtttattctttaaaagatattaatctgtttttaacaaaaaactttgtacatatacatgtatatatacagcactcaattttttttagaaacaagcaatcaaaccacatccaTTTAATGACAATCTGTTCATTTTATTGTCAATATCCATTCCTTTTATTGTCAATATCCATTCCTTTTATTGTCAATATCCATTCCTTTTATTGTCAATATCCATTCCTTTTATTGTCCATATCCATTCCTGTAATTGAAAATATTCGCGTGAAATTGAAAATCCTGAGTTGGTGTTTCCTAAAGATTTGACAAATGCTTTAGACTTATACAGATACGCATACTActctttcaaacattttatcGTACCTTCACGCATGCATCTCGCTAGctgttctatgtttttttttaatgctattGTGGATATACGTTTTGTATCACGGcgttttgttgcacttcagtgttctgttgttttgttgttttcctcttatatttgatgtggttcccctcttatatttgatgtggttcccctcttatatttgatgtggttccctcggttttagtttgtaacacaTCGATTTATGACTTATGAACAGTAGTATATACTGCTGTTGACTTTATTTACATACGtgttattaatttgaaataaatttcacaaaattgatCCTTTTCCTAACTCAGATATGTTATCCTGTTTTTTCATCTTCTGGTGTGACTGTATAGTGCACACTCCAAGTAATATGTAGGAAGAgttcatttttcattcaaattgaCCTTTTCCAACAAAATCACAAACTTGTCTTTGATCTGCTGGTAATTA is part of the Mytilus trossulus isolate FHL-02 chromosome 13, PNRI_Mtr1.1.1.hap1, whole genome shotgun sequence genome and encodes:
- the LOC134695134 gene encoding monocarboxylate transporter 12-B-like; this translates as MGTRTPRVSPDGGWGWAVVLGCFLVHLIMDGFVYAFGVFYIEFLDYFGSDKGTTALIGSLLNGMYLFAGPIASVLTNRFGPRVVTVVGGIISSAGFAASAFAPNIYWLCVTFGVIPGIGAAFMYVAAISCVGQYFDKKRAFAMGIALCGTGIGTFVLAPFTEYLIELYTWRGAVLIAAGIMLNCVVGGLFFRPINLKMKLEETEFLDINQKEVIHAQDSSEEKSSLIIGKSDSYLYKKSSDLCDSNVTRSQSNMYTHTHKDIVLNTSTSSISGPKTIKSTKIKLWTNIDHFLKKLYTIFGCSMCLDIVYIFFVISSCFGSVGSGIPYIYIPDRAYEVGISKTDASFLLSVAGMANTVARLVFGWIASREFANPSIIYGISILLCGLSTFVSPFNDSHSFLVCYSVLFGASAGVYICLNAIVLVHFVGIDNLTSSFGNMLLFKGLFLLIGTPAAGWLFDETGSYAITFYSDGVILCLSSILLFIGYALHINKQKKSRETSNVLYE